TATTGCCATGGCAAGTAAGAATCTCCCCGCAAAGCAGCGAATAAAAGCAATCCTTTGGGGGAGTTTCGGCGCAGTCGTTCTCCGGGTCATCCTTACTTTTATTGCAGCTTCACTCTTAGATGTACCTTTCCTGCAATTTTTAGGTGGTATAGCGCTGTTGTGGATTGCGATTAATTTACTAAATAAAAAGGATAATCCTGATACTAGTACTGAAGCGACCTCCCTGCGAGCTGCTATTAAAACCATTCTATTTGCTGATTTAATCATGAGCTTAGACAATGTATTAGCCCTTGCAGCCATTGCCCAAACAGTACCCGATAATAAATATTCTCTCATTGTAGTTGGGCTAGCGACAAGTATACCGATTGTTGTTTCTGGTGCACAAATATTAGTAAAATTAATGGATAGATTTCCTGTTATTATTTATATTGGCGCTGGTATTCTAGCATATGCTGCTGCTGAAATGATCGTAAGCGATCGATCAGTGAGCGTATACATTAGTCAGTATAAATTATGGATAAAAATGCTATTAACAACGGGTGTAGTCACGTTTGGTTATTTAATGAAAAGGGGACAAGCCCTAGTGCCAACTTCAGACAAATAAAGAGCACACGCTAGCATGAAGGATGCTAGTATGTTGTTAGCGAAAACGAAAAGGCGAGTAACATAAATTAATAAAGACCCTTTACCATATGGTAAAGGGTCTTTATTAGTTTGCGATTATACCTTACTTTTTGTGACCTGCCTGATAAGACTGATCTAATAATTGAATGACGTGTAAAGCATTTTTATCCAGCTTGTTTTGGTGTAAGCCATCCATCAAATGCATGCGGCAAGTTCCACAACTAGTAGCAACAAGATCAGCATTGGTGGATGCAATATCCGCAATTTTTTTATCATTGATTTTACGGGACAGTTCATAATTACCGAGGCTGAAAGAACCACCTGAACCACAGCAACGATCAGGCTGTTTCATTTCTACAAATTTTAATCCAGGTATGGATTTTAAAACCTCACGAGGTTGTTTTGTTACCTTAATGCCTCTCGCCATGTGGCATGGATCGTGTAATGTCACAGTAGTATTTACTGGACCGAGTTTTGATTTATCAATTTTGACCACATCGATAAGAAACTCACTAATTTCATAGGTTTTTTTAGCTAATCTTTCCGTCATTTCCTTCATCCTTGGCTCATCGTGAAAGAGATGAGGAAATTCGATACGGAAAGCTTCTGTACAGGAACCGCAAGCAGATACAATATAGTCAAAGTTGTACTCATCAAATACTTCAATATTGTGTTTTGCTAATATCTTGGCAGAGTCTACGTCCCCTGACATATAGACAGGTGTACCGCAGCAATGCTGAAGGCTCGGCATCGTCACTTCGATATTGTTTTCTTTTAATACATTAAGAACGGATTGTCCAACATCTGTATACATATAGTTGATGGTGCAGCCCGTAAAGAAGCCCACTCTCATTTTAGGTTTGTCCACTTTGATTACTTCAGGGTACTGGTTTCTAAGAGGTGTGGAAGCAAAAGGGGCTGTTACCCTTTTGTAGTCCATCCCAGGCATAGGGAAACGAGCTAACGATGCCATTTTGCCAGGGAGTTTTTTGAAATTTAGAGGTCCAAAAATACCAGCCATCCGTAGAGAAAAATCAAATAACTGTCTATTTTTTAGTAAGGCGAATACTTTCTTCTTAATAGGGTGTAAGCCTCTTGCTTTCACAGCGGCTTGACGTCCGCGAAGGATAAGCTCGTCAGCGGGTACACCACATGGGCATTTCGCTGTACAGGCTTTGCAAGAAACACATTTCGACATAGCAGTATCAAAAGCGGCAGACAGTGGAATGGCACCTTTAAGTACCCCTTCCATTAAGGAAAGTTTCCCGCGAGCCACGGCTGCTTCTTTTCCTACTTCTTTATATACAGGGCAGACTTCCATACAGTTGCCGCATTTCATACAATTGGCAAGAGCATCCTGAAGGTCTGCTAACAAGGTTTTGTCTTGTTCATTAATATCCTTTGCAGTAATTTTATCAGTCATATTAACACTCTCCCACTAGTTTTCCTGGGTTTAGGATCAAGTTAGGATCAAGTGCGCGTTTGATGGATTTCATGGCGTTCATTGTTACAGGACCATGTTGTTGTTCCATCCACGGAAGTTTGCCAAGACCAATGCCGTGTTCGCCACTTAAGGTGCCGCCAAGTTCTATGGCAGCCGAAAACATTTCATCCATAGCTTTGTATACACGTTTCATTTCTTCTGGCTGACGAATATCGCATACGATGGTAGGATGCATATTGCCATCACCTGCATGGCCGAAAGTACCAATGGTTACGTTATTCGCTTTTGCAATGCTACTTACAGCACGAAGGAAATCAGGTACTTTGTTACGAGGTACAGTAGCATCTTCTACATAAGTAGTAGGGCGAAGTTTTGCTAGTGCAGGCAGAGCAGCGCGGCGAGCAGCCCACAATTTGTCTCTTTCTGCATCATCTTTCGCGATTTGAACAAAATCAGCATGGTTTGCTTTTAATGCTTCCATAACTTTTTCTGCTTCTTTTTCAACAACGATAGGATTGCCGTCAACTTCAATTAAAAGCACAGCTTGTGCATCTAATGGCAGGCCTACTTTTGCATAATCTTCTACCGTGCGTATTGTAGCATTATCCATAATTTCTAACGTGGCTGGAATAATTTTAGCTGCAATGATAGCAGAAACTGCTTTACCTGCGTTATCCAAGTCTTTGAATATCGCCATCATAGCTTTTTTTGCTTCCGGGGCAGGAACAAGTTTTGTAATAATTTTGGTGATAACACATAAAGTACCTTCTGATCCAGTAAAGAGTTTAGTCATATCATAACCAGACACATCTTTTACATTTTTACCGCCAGTATTCATGATATCACCGTTTGCTAAGACAACTTCTAGGCCCATAATATAATGTTTGGAAACGCCATACTTGAGACCTCTAAGGCCACCAGCATTTTCCGCAACAGTGCCACCTAAAGTCGCAGTTGCTACAGTACCCGGGTCTGGTGGATAAATAAGTCCAAGAGTTGCGATTTCTTTATTTAAGTCGGCCACAATAACACCAGGTTCGGCTACTGCTACTAGATTTTCTAAGTCAACTTCAAGAATTTTGTTTAGGCGAGTCATTAGTAAGACAATGCCGCCTTTCGTAGGAACACAACCGGCACTAAGATTGGTGCCTGATCCTCGTGTGTAAACTGGAATGCAATTGTCATTCGCCAGTTTCAAAATTTGTGAAGTTTCCATAGTATTAGCTGGTGATACAACGGCATCAGGCATATGAGAATGACCAGGCGTTGCATCATAGGAATAACAGTATAAGTCCTCGGCGCTTGTCAATACATTTTCTTCTCCAACAATCTCTTTTAACGCATTGATGTGGTGTTTTTCCATTTTTTTTAACCCCTTTATCTTTTACTTTGAAAAGTTTGGACTGAAATAGAAAAATATATCTATATTTTCAGCATATACAAAAAATATAGACTATTTTTATTTTCACTCAAATATAGAAAAATGTAAATAAGGCAGATACAGTAAAGCGGTGTAGGGTTGTCCCTTACACCGTTGTAGGATGCAGTCCTACAACGGTGTATAAGTTAAATGGTGATTAGCTTATATTGAATGGCATAATTAACTAGGTCCGATTTTTTATGGATATTTAGCTTGTTCATAATACGAGAACGATAGGTATCGATAGTCTTGGGGCTAAGAGTAAGCATATCAGCAATTTCGCTGTTGGTATGGCCATGAGCTAAATAGCGAAGTACTTCCCGTTCTCGTACACTCAAAACCCGGTAAGGACTTTGATTATCAGGTGCAGTCTCGTCATCATAAAGCAGGCTATTCAGTAAGGATTGGGAGAGATTTTCACTTAAGTAACGTTTGCCCTTGTGAATCTTAATGATACTCTCCATCAATTCTGTGTCTGCGGATTTTTTTAATACATAACTATTAGCTCCTGAACGCATGACTTCTTTGATATATTCTTCATCATCATACATGGTTAGCACAAGAATGGGACAAGTTAGACCACGAGATCTAATTTCTTTTATACAGTCAATACCATTCATGTCGGGCATAGATAAGTCAAGAATTAACACATCAGGAATAAGAGTTTCTACTAATTCAATTGCTTCAAGACCATTTTCTGCTTCTCCGACCACTTCAAATTGGGAAGAACTATTTAGTAGTGCTTTTAGTCCT
This region of Pelosinus sp. IPA-1 genomic DNA includes:
- a CDS encoding response regulator transcription factor, which codes for MINKIRIILADDHAVLRSGLKALLNSSSQFEVVGEAENGLEAIELVETLIPDVLILDLSMPDMNGIDCIKEIRSRGLTCPILVLTMYDDEEYIKEVMRSGANSYVLKKSADTELMESIIKIHKGKRYLSENLSQSLLNSLLYDDETAPDNQSPYRVLSVREREVLRYLAHGHTNSEIADMLTLSPKTIDTYRSRIMNKLNIHKKSDLVNYAIQYKLITI
- a CDS encoding TerC family protein — encoded protein: MHDLFSIVGPEWFVALGSILFLNLILSGDNAVIIAMASKNLPAKQRIKAILWGSFGAVVLRVILTFIAASLLDVPFLQFLGGIALLWIAINLLNKKDNPDTSTEATSLRAAIKTILFADLIMSLDNVLALAAIAQTVPDNKYSLIVVGLATSIPIVVSGAQILVKLMDRFPVIIYIGAGILAYAAAEMIVSDRSVSVYISQYKLWIKMLLTTGVVTFGYLMKRGQALVPTSDK
- a CDS encoding FAD-linked oxidase C-terminal domain-containing protein, whose product is MEKHHINALKEIVGEENVLTSAEDLYCYSYDATPGHSHMPDAVVSPANTMETSQILKLANDNCIPVYTRGSGTNLSAGCVPTKGGIVLLMTRLNKILEVDLENLVAVAEPGVIVADLNKEIATLGLIYPPDPGTVATATLGGTVAENAGGLRGLKYGVSKHYIMGLEVVLANGDIMNTGGKNVKDVSGYDMTKLFTGSEGTLCVITKIITKLVPAPEAKKAMMAIFKDLDNAGKAVSAIIAAKIIPATLEIMDNATIRTVEDYAKVGLPLDAQAVLLIEVDGNPIVVEKEAEKVMEALKANHADFVQIAKDDAERDKLWAARRAALPALAKLRPTTYVEDATVPRNKVPDFLRAVSSIAKANNVTIGTFGHAGDGNMHPTIVCDIRQPEEMKRVYKAMDEMFSAAIELGGTLSGEHGIGLGKLPWMEQQHGPVTMNAMKSIKRALDPNLILNPGKLVGEC
- a CDS encoding (Fe-S)-binding protein; the protein is MTDKITAKDINEQDKTLLADLQDALANCMKCGNCMEVCPVYKEVGKEAAVARGKLSLMEGVLKGAIPLSAAFDTAMSKCVSCKACTAKCPCGVPADELILRGRQAAVKARGLHPIKKKVFALLKNRQLFDFSLRMAGIFGPLNFKKLPGKMASLARFPMPGMDYKRVTAPFASTPLRNQYPEVIKVDKPKMRVGFFTGCTINYMYTDVGQSVLNVLKENNIEVTMPSLQHCCGTPVYMSGDVDSAKILAKHNIEVFDEYNFDYIVSACGSCTEAFRIEFPHLFHDEPRMKEMTERLAKKTYEISEFLIDVVKIDKSKLGPVNTTVTLHDPCHMARGIKVTKQPREVLKSIPGLKFVEMKQPDRCCGSGGSFSLGNYELSRKINDKKIADIASTNADLVATSCGTCRMHLMDGLHQNKLDKNALHVIQLLDQSYQAGHKK